The DNA window CCCTTTATCATTAGGACTGATCATAAAAGCTTGCAGCACCTTATTGAACAGAGGGTTGCTACCAAATTGCAACATAAAGCTCTGATCAAGTTGATGGACCTTCAATATACCATTCAGTATAAAAATGGGGCCACAAATAAAGCTACTGATGCCTTATCCAGATGTGAACCATCAGCAAAGTTCAGGCCATTTCAGAGTGCATTCCTACCTGGATATAGAAGCTAAAAGAAGGGTATGAAGAAGACGATCAAGCTAAGTAGCTGTTGATGGAATTAGCTATATCTCCTGAGGCTCATCAGGACTAAACTCTGAAGGAGGGAGTACTCAGATACAAGGGCAGGGTATGGGTAGGCAGTAACACCACTGCTCAACAACACATTTTGATTGCCATCCATGATAGTGGTATAGGAGGTCATTCAGGTGTCAGTGGTACTTATGCAAGAATTAAGCAGCTGTTTGCTTGGATTAGCATGAAACAATTTGTTCAGGAATTTGTTAAGCGGTGTCCGATTTGTCAACAAGCAAAAACTAAGAGGATTAAATCTCCTGGCCTCCTACAACCTTTGCCCATTCCTGATCAAGCCTGGGAAAtaattagcatggatttcataGAAGGCCTACCAACTTCTGACCACTACAATGGATTGCTGGTGGTGATTGATAAGCTCAGCAAGTATGGTCATTTCATTCCTCTCAAACATCCATTCACGGCATTACAAGTTGCTCAGCTGTTCATGAATCATGTCTATAAGCTGCATGGATTGCCAAAGACAATTATCTCATACAGAGATAGGGTATTTACAAGCTCTGTATGGCAACAGTTGTTTCGACTGTCAGACACAAAGCTTATGATAAGTTCATCATATCATCCACAGACAAATGGACAGACAGAGCGGTTGAACCAATGTGTTGAGGGCGGCAATGGAGCAAATGGATATCGGTGGCAGAATTCTGGTATAACACTTGGGTACATTAGCTTTGGGCAAATCACCATTCGAGGTCCTGTATGGATATACACCTCGCCAACTCGGTATTGCAAATGAGCAGTTAAGTGTTGTGCCGGATTTGGAACAGTGGTTGACTGACCGTGAACTGCTTTCTCAATTGCTCAAACAACAGCTGCTCAGAGCACAGCAACGGATGAAATCTCAGGCTGACAAGAAACGATCAGAACGTGAATTTGCTGAAGGTGATCTAGTATTCCTGAAGTTATAGCCTTATGTTCAGTCAACTATTGCCAATCAATCAAATCAGAAACTGTCTTTCAGATTTTATGGCCCTTACAAGATCTTGCAGAGGATAGGGAAGGTAGCATACAAACTGGATCTTCCAGTGGATGCCAAGATTCATCTGGTGGTACATGTGTCGCAGCTCAAAGGCCATGTGCCCCCTTCAACTCCAGTAAGTACTGATCTTGATACTGTCAGTTCAGATCCTGATCGGGTTTTGTGGCCTCAGAAGATTCTGGAGCAGCGCTCGATTCTTCGAGGTGCTAAGGACAGTACTCAGTTGCTCGTTCAGTGGCATGGACTGCCAGCAGATATGGCGACATGGGAGGATGCTGATTGTATATCGAAGCATCTATCAGTTGATACAGTTTGAGGACAAGCTGTTGCTCGAGCAGGGGGAGATGTTATGGCAGTGGACCTAGGCAGGTGTAGCAATAGTTGGCCGTGGGCCGTGTACTTCTATTGGGCCGTGGTCGGTCCCCGTGCGTGAGTGTGTCGGCGCCTGGCGGCAGTTATAAGCCAGGACGCTCCTCTCTAAACGGCAACGAAGAACAAAACTCTGATTTCCCCGTCTAATGAACTCTTCCCCTCAGGATTCAGCCGAGTTCCTTCTCTGTTCTTCCCAGATTCTTGCTACGTTTCCCTCCCAAACTCCATTCAGTTATGCAAGTTAGTTACCCTAGAGAAAAGCCACGGTAGTAAGACCTTCCACAGCGCACGCATGCAGCGGTGCTTCAACTGGACAGAAGTTTTGTCGCTCTTCTCTTTCCACACGTACTGCAGCGAAGCTAATGGTGCCGGCCTGTGCTAGGAAATTTGGGAGCAGCGAGCACAAACAAATACGTAATGCCCACTCTAATTTAGGACTCACTCCTATACACCTCCCCTTTAGGACGTGGGatatttttttctagaaaaatgTGCAATGTAAATTATCTCTTCGATAGTATCATAAAAAAATTCTCAGAAAAACATACatagtagtttttttttaaaaaaaacaatgcACATCTATATAGTACATCTATAGATTACATTGTAAAAAAAAATTAAGATTCAAGCTTATTACTTTCTACTGTTCATGGGTTCACTGAAATTAAAATGAGTAAAACTACAAGCTAGCTGTAGGTAAGAATGAAACAAAACACCACAGTACTGTGGCGAACACAAATAGTATGACATCACTCATGCCGTGGACAGCCTAATAAGAGTGCAAATAGCCGAAGAAGACCCAACCATTTCCTGTGCAGCCGCCCACCTCGGATTGGCCGTCGGCGACACGTGCTCCCTATTCGACGTCCGAGAGCGAGTCTTCCTCTTCAGCTCTTCCGAGACCATCGATAACCAGCCACGCTTCTCCCATGAGATGCCACGAAACCCTTCTGAAACCTTCGTGCTCAGTCTCGCGTCTTGTCTAATCCACCGGCTAGTGCAATCTCAGGGTATTAATCAAGTTATCACTGCAATCAAAGAATAATAAAAAgcaattattacttacaggcgcAAAACCTGCAATACGTACTTGTTTATATCTATGGCCAAGTCAGGAAAAAAAACATTTCGGACTTCGGAGTCAAGGGGACAAAGGAGGTGCTCTTGGTAATAATTAACCTAGCTACACCCTGCAAGTCTGCAACAAAATCGAAACGTGTGGTGCCCTTGAGCATTTTGCGTGCACCCGACGTGTGCAGGCAAACATAGAGTAAACAGTACGCTGGCCTCGGCGGGCGTGGATCTTCGAGCTACTAGCTAGTATAGATTACTCCCTTCTGTCTTCGAAAAAATATTAATTTTTAGAGCTTGTGTAGGCCTGCTTGGCTTCGCTCTTTTAGCTGTATTTTCAACTTTGCTAGTCAAATAGAGACAACTCTACAAAATCTGCTCCAAAAAAGATAGAGTTGAGAACCAACTTTAGATGTTTTGTGAATAATCTAAAGTTGTACCGTAGAAACTCCATCTTTTTTATAGAGGTACTCCATATTGGAGTTGGTGAAGCAGTTCTAAACAAGCTCTTAAAGATGTCATTTGGTTCTAATGATATAAATAGTAATTGGTAAAGCAAATTAGACCacatcatagtacaaatagtttAAGGGAACAGAAAGCGCTGGTTGCTTGTTTGATTGTGGCAATGGTTTGGCTTCCTATCCCTATGAGAAGAAAATGATGAACTCGAAACCCTAGTGGAAGAAGGGAGTGATGAAAAATAAGTagacaagggggggggggggggggggggggggggggggggggaagaggaagaggttcaACGAAAACCATGAATTCAAGAGCTATGGCATCGTGAGAGAGGCGCGAGGCGTCCGCAGCGCGCACTAGAGAGCAGGGCATGTGTCTCTAGTGATGGTTGATTTTTCTCACAATTAGCGAGAGAACGGCCAACGAGATCGAATAGCGTTGAGAGGGGAACGTTATGCATGTTCCATAGGCTCGTAACAATTTCACATCATGATCCATTACAAATAGGCCTAACCAAACGGTAAACAGTGGAATTAGATCACACCGTTAACTGATAAGATCCAAAAAGCCTCAACCAAACAACACcttagggcctatttggatcACATCATGATCATAAATCAATTTTTTGTTAAGGCGATACTATATAAAAGAATATACTAGCATCTATATTTTAATGTTATATCTAACTATActaattttgtatcataaatgtttatCATTTTATAATAGACTTTAGTTAAACCTAAAAAATTTGACCTAGGATAACTCCATAAGTTGATTTATTCGGAGACAATGGAATAGCTTGATAGAACTTGTAGAGTGAACAACTCATGTACACATGGGCTTACGGCTTACCTACAGGCTAGAGCTTAGCAAGACAATTTAATTGTTGAGACATATGGTTTGTTTGGCAGCATGAATTGATTCTAATTCTAGCAAAAATAGCTATAATCACTGTCAAACAGGTCAGAAGAGAAATATTTCTCTTGAGAATCATTTATCGTTTTTATGCCTACCAGGGAGAAACGACCGCTAGCTAATTTCGCATGCTGTTTCTTGCCGGCCTCAACCATATTTTTTAATTAATCTTTTTAAGTGCAACAAGTTAAAATGAGTTGTATTTAAGTTGTTCTTAGCCCATAAAAACTTCTGAACTATTTTCAAGATTTTTTCATTtatatttttatgaaaaataTACTTTTTGAGAATCAAAATCTAGTATATTTTAACAAAACTAAAATATATAAATGGACATAGCTGAGGCCCACATGATTGCCTATAGTTACTTGTAAGGTAAAGATAGAACAAACTAGAGGGGAGTACTTGCCTTAGGGTCGTATAAATCTATGTACTGTACAGTAGAATTTTAACAGAACTAATAATTTCTGCATTTTCTTAGAGGTGCATTTGCAAGCTCTAAATAGAAAGTACGTTGGCCCCTGCCTAGAAGGAGGGAGTACTGGCTTGATTTTTTTGGACTTTGTGTTAAAAATATAAAGGGTACTTCCAAGCATTTTGTCGGCAGAGATGAGAGATCTCGACTCTCGAGTGCCATATGATACACAGTACTGTACGAGGCTACGAGCATCAACAGCTCTGGTGGATAATTATTagaattaaattaaaaaaaaaaaaaacaggcgcCAGCTAAAATAGCAGTCCCCTTAATCAAATCTATAAACACGATACAGTCGAGGCCCAAATaggcccagttcctttgcctctCATCTCGCCGCTTGTGAATTGTGATCAATCGTTGCGCGCGTGCGCAGCAGGGTAGTCGAACGGCAGCGCACGCACGCTGTCGTTGAGCGGGGCGGCGTGGCGGAACCCGTACGCGCGGAGCACCTGGTCGTCCGCGAACGCCAGCGCGCGGCGCATCCCGTCGTCGCAGCTCTCCCTCGAGTACATCGGGTTCCGACCGCCGCTGCAGGGCTGGCAGCCCACGAAATGCGTGATGAGCGGCCGCCGCCACCCCTTCACCCCGCCACCGGCCGGGCCCGGGACGACGCTGCTCACCGCCGCGTTCCGCGCCGCCGCGTACCGCAGGTGCTCCCGCTCCGCGTGCCGCCGCCGGAGCCCCGGCGTGCGCGAGCGCCGCTCGACGGCCTCGTACCGCGCGGCGACTCCGTCGAGGCGGTCCACGACCTCCTTCCAGTAGCCCTGGAAGAAGTAGTCCGTCTCGACGAAGGTCTTCTTCCCCAGCCTCTCCCAGCCGTTGAGGAGCAGGTAGACGAGCGCGGACTGGTCGCACGCCACGTCGGAGTCCACGTCGCTGAGCGCGTCCCTGAGCGTCTTCCCCCACCGGGCGTGCTCTTCCGGGTAGGCGGGGCCCATGCGCGCCCACTCGTCCATGAAGTCGAGCGACCACTGGCAGTTGCGGATGAGGAACACGCCGGCGTTGAGCCCCAGCCACGACTTCCTCACGAAGAACTTGTTGGGCCAGCCGTACACGACGAAGTTGCGGCCGGCGTACTTGGCGAGCGGGAGGGAGAAGTCCATGTCGGTGAAGACGGCGTCGGAGTCCACCCACCAGACCCACTCCGCCTCCGGGTGGGCCAGCATGGCGGCGCGCACGATGGGGATCTTGGCCCAGTAGGCCCGCATGGCCGGGTGCAGGAACTCCCTGTTGTAGAGCAGCTCGATCCCGTGGAGGCGGCAGTAGTCGACCTTGTTCTTGAGGAACCGCAGCATCAGGTGGTCGCCCGCGTCGCCGGGGCACGGCTCCGGCTGCGAGCCCGACACCATCACCACGCGCTCCGGCGCGTTCCGGCGGCCGAGCCCGCGCGAGCGCAGCCACTCCGCGCGCTTGGCGTCCCACCCGGTGAGGCGCCGGCCCGACGCCACGGCGTACGACAGCTCTGGGTCGTCGTAGAACGTGCGCGGCCCGTCGTCCGGGCCGGGCACGGGGACCGCCAGGGTGACCAGCCCACCGCGCCCGCCGGGATCGAGGACCGACGCCGTGCCAACGAGCGCGAGCAGTGCCGCAGCGACGCCGGCCGCGAACACAAGCGCGTCGCGCGCGTGGCGCCCGCGGCACGCCGTCAGCCCCTGCGGCGTTGCGGTGCCGTGGTGCATGCCGGCGTTGCTCCCCGCCGAAGCGGAGACGCGGAGCGAAGCGGCCTTCGACGCGCCGGCCATTCCGTGTTACCTACAGTTCGGCGTTCGCGCGGCGTGCGGCTACCTCGCTtcggtggtgcggtggtgcaggactgcaggatgcAGGCCGCGCTTGGTGTGGGGACTGCGGACGTGTTTGTAGCCCCGCCTGGCTGGGCCCTTATGCTAGGGAGTTGGAGCGATCACGTGAGGCCGagaaagagggggggggggggggggggggggggggggggggggaggaatcCGCGAAAGAGGCTGGGGTCATATTATTTGCCTTTTTTTTTTCAGAGGCTCGTAGCCTCATACAGTACTTACTTTTGTGTATAATATATGGCACTCGAGAGTCGAGATCTCTCATCTCTGCCGACAAAATGCCTGAAAGTATAGATGTCCATGGAGCCCGAGACACGACGGCAAGGCACGAAGCCTATTTTTTTAGCCCGGCACGAGCACGGCCCGGCCGGGTACGTGCGGGCCCAGACTGACCTGGCCCGAGGAAGCAGGCCGCTGCtaggcccgtgggctggcacggcacggcccggcctgCGTCGGTCGGCCCAGCAGTGGCCCGgcctcccccctccccctcctcactcctcctcccctccccgcAGCCCAGCGTGGCCGGCCCAGCGTCCCCGCTGCCCCCCTCCTCATATGGCCCCGCGCAGCCGCAGCCCCACGCTCCCACCCCCGAACCCTAACTCCCTTCCCTTCCCCCGCCCCGTCGCCACCTCCCATTCCCCCGCACCGCACACGCGCGGACGCAACGCGACTCCGCACACGCGCGGCGTGGACGCGGCCTTCTCCTTCCCCGCCGTTCACCTGCTTCTTCGCCCGATAGCTACCCGCCTCCTCCTCGCGCACAAGTTGCAGAACGCCACGGCGGCCATCCGCGACCTGCCTCGGGCTCCTCTCCTCCCGTTCCTCCACGAGGCCGCGCCTTGGGTGCGAGCACGGCGTGCTCGAGCTCCGTCCCGCCGGCCGCTGACGCCTCGAGCTCCTGCTTCCCCGCGGCTCGCCGAATCCCACCTCCACTCCAACCCGCCTCCGCCGACGGTGGCTACCTCCTCCTCACCGCCACGCGCTGCTGCTCATCCATATGCCTCCTCTGCGCGGATCCGGCCTCCTCATCGCTCATCCTCCGCGGATCTGTCCTCATCATCGCTCATCCTCCGCGGATGGAGAGGTCGCGTCGTCCATGGCCTTCCGAAGCAACAACGGTAGCCTGGGGCCAtggcctccccctctctctctgtcGGTGTAGTGGGCCTTGGGTCGGCCCAGCACGCTGGATTAGCCGTGCTTCTCGGGCCGGCCTAGCACGAAAAATGgcccagcaggccgtgcctgggccgtcggcCAGGCACGAAGCCCATCGGGTCGTGCCGATCCATTGCCGTGCCGCCGGCCTGTTGCACATCTATACTGGCAAGCACACCCTTtatatctctacaactaaaatattAATAAGAGAATCGTTGACAGACGTGCGAAACAAATCATCGCTCGCCCCCGCTCCCTTCATGCGAAACAAATCCCGACGCCTCCACCGCTTCCCTTGGCTTCCTCTGCCACGTGCCCCCCTTGCGCAAAGCGCCGCACTGAGAGGGACAGCCGGCCACCGCATCGGTGCGAGCGGGCGGCCTGGACTAGGCGCGGCGGACGACGTGGCTGAGGCGGAGAAGGTCGCCGGGGACCGCCGGTTTCTCAGGCGCTCGCCGGGGCACGGTGCAGCCAGGCCTGATCCGGTCGGCGCTTGGTCGGAGACGGCGTAGCTGAGGCGGAGAAGGTCGGTCCGGAAGGGAAGAAGGCCGGCGGTGGTGGTGTCGTTCCTTGCTGTGGTGCGGCGACCGGTCAGCACCTACTCGAAAGCTAGCTTCGTCCATGGCTCATGATGCCGGCTACAACGGCGTTGAACTTCCGGCGCCCGCGATGAAGAAGTCACCCGCCGAGGAGGAAGCCGAGAAGAGGTCAGTCCTAGTTCGCCCCCTCGTGATTCCTAAGCATACATGGTCCAAATCCGGTTCTAGATTTTTGCAATTCAGGCATTCCATTTGTTTGTTGAACTGCTGCAGAGGGGACAGGCCTGCGATGGGGACAGTCTAGCCAACGCGACTTCTTTTACTGATGGGGACAGTCCACTCGGCGTTTGCGGCTCGCCGGTCGGCAGGGCACCGCGTCACCTCCCCCTCGACCCCCTCCCAGCCATGGCCGCGACCGCATGGCATCCCGAGGGTCGAGGCCCTAGCGGCAGCTACTGCCGGCACGCCGCTCGCTGCAGCCCCAGCCTTGCCGCGCGCCCGTGCCGCATCGGTCGCCGTAGCCTGCATGCCGCCGAAGCGCCACGCAGCTCGCAGGTTGTAGCCATGgaagaggaggatttggggagggGGATAGTTGCGGAGAGCAGACAAggtgaaattttcgtattttgatctcttttgaaaacaatttctagaaaaataccaacgccaaaacaatttctaaaaatagaccatttttaggcgtcttagcacatgacaccgagatatgaggctcggcaTCGTGTCACTCCACGCCGAGGTACTGCCACGTCACGGGagaccggggtcgtcgtcgccacgttggcgcgtgggtccgagacgtcggcgtcgtgtcagccgacgccaagtaCCCAACATCGGCGCGGTAGGACTCagcgccgagctctggccccatccggagcgcggcccaggtggcccaacaaagcacggtggcccagtagctcggcgttgggtcacttaacgccgagcctccagacctcggcgtgacccgactcaacgccgaggtctggaccctttaggccgcgccgaggccccttcttcctcccttcattctgaaaccgccggcctccctctctttctcttctcccccgcgccgccaccaaaccctaacccccaaaatcgacccccggtgccacgatctcggctcccgaaggttcctcgaggtaatggtccctcctctcctccattctatccgcgtagatgtgcttacattgtccctaatcatttggaatcatggttgtttggtgatttggtatatttgtgtttgcatttgcaaaatgtatggcttaggatgattgagtgcattgttgtttaactgttatatgtgatgaacatgttaggttagtttggtttctagttattttggtcattagggttatttgtttattataggtgtcattagggttagttatttgttggtcattagggttactatgtattttattaatttgttggtcattacatttcaatttgttatgactagaaatgattatgttgttggggttgaaaaacgatgaaatggtatattttagtttctacttattggattgaaatatattcatatgttacactacttgttgtgtgatggctgtagatggataaattagtgaggttgcatcatggaggccgtattgttaggacaagagatgatagtttggaatttctggacatgtgtgaggagttgttgattttttctgaaacaccatctttgacccagttagtggagcgagtgaaggttaagttaggctggaatgaaggagacgtgcatgttcagtttgaaggtgtcatagatgttgggtcgtcgaagggtcctcggatcaagcggttgctcaaaattacaaacgagtctgaatggaatgattacaaggcagttgtattggcctcagaagtgcgatctttggatttagtagtaagtaaggagtccggcttaggaaatgataacttcgaagcatggccatcttcccccgctcacataggttatggtcctttgcctgaagaagaaatacttgtcacacaactaggctacggtggagataaggaagagaatccggttgccgatggtgagggcaatcatgatagtgatgaagatgatgatgattatgtaattgttgatgcagaagaaggtttggacgacgctagcagagacttttctattgaggatgagcttagcgacgaagatgatcttagtagtgaagaagactttggtgatgctagggctacgaaccgttttgacatggagatagctggagatgatgagtccttcttagaggagatagccgaagactctgataacgatcgccctgttggtcgtctgaatttaagggaaatagagatattgtctagggtcttgccttggagagatccactagttggtgatttcgaggaccttagccatggtcatagggcggtagctgatggtgggcaaagtgatacaactgtgcctgatgttagcggttgcctcatcatacggaagggcatattgtttgctaccatggatgagttgaaatcatggttgcaagagtactccattgtacacaaccgaccttttagggtcatcaattcattcaaggagaagaggtacactgttgcttgtgaagaacaacagtgtggttggagagtatgtgctaggaagacgaaggcaggcaaatggaagattacctcagtgaagcaaccacatgtttgtgccactgctgaggcagaagagaaccatctgcagctcaattctaggttcattgcaaggcaattatgccccgtggtgaagcatatgccaaccattacggtgtctgcattggttgagatcatcttccaacggtataattactatgtcaagtatgggaaagcatggagggcaaagcagcgtgcactggaaataatatttggaaattgggaagaagcttatgagcgcctccctgtaatgttgaacgcaatgagggccgtaaatcctgggatgcacttcgagtatttacctaaggagggtgaaacaaggaatggtagccaggtatttggaagggcgttttgggcgttcgggcagagcatcgaagcattcaagcattgcaggcccaTCGTCTcgattgacgggacctttcttacagggaaatttgaaggcacaatacttatttgtattgggacagatgcagaggaccagcttgtgccattggcctttgcgattgttcggaaggaggacacggatagttggtgttggtttctcaggctagtaagacaagtggtaattggtctgggacgtgatgtttgtgtgatatccgataggcatgctggcattctgaatgccgtagaacaagagattcctggttacggccaaatacatcaccggtggtgcaccagacaccttgctcagaatcttataaggcgtgatcacacaCCGGTGATCACACAGAAAGCCgcgccaaa is part of the Miscanthus floridulus cultivar M001 chromosome 9, ASM1932011v1, whole genome shotgun sequence genome and encodes:
- the LOC136480186 gene encoding uncharacterized protein — encoded protein: MDFIEGLPTSDHYNGLLVVIDKLSKYGHFIPLKHPFTALQVAQLFMNHVYKLHGLPKTIISYRDRTNGQTERLNQCVEGGNGANGYRWQNSGITLGYISFGQITIRGPLLRAQQRMKSQADKKRSEREFAEGDLRIGKVAYKLDLPVDAKIHLVVHVSQLKGHVPPSTPVSTDLDTVSSDPDRVLWPQKILEQRSILRGAKDSTQLLVQWHGLPADMATWEDADCISKHLSVDTV
- the LOC136480187 gene encoding probable glycosyltransferase 6 codes for the protein MAGASKAASLRVSASAGSNAGMHHGTATPQGLTACRGRHARDALVFAAGVAAALLALVGTASVLDPGGRGGLVTLAVPVPGPDDGPRTFYDDPELSYAVASGRRLTGWDAKRAEWLRSRGLGRRNAPERVVMVSGSQPEPCPGDAGDHLMLRFLKNKVDYCRLHGIELLYNREFLHPAMRAYWAKIPIVRAAMLAHPEAEWVWWVDSDAVFTDMDFSLPLAKYAGRNFVVYGWPNKFFVRKSWLGLNAGVFLIRNCQWSLDFMDEWARMGPAYPEEHARWGKTLRDALSDVDSDVACDQSALVYLLLNGWERLGKKTFVETDYFFQGYWKEVVDRLDGVAARYEAVERRSRTPGLRRRHAEREHLRYAAARNAAVSSVVPGPAGGGVKGWRRPLITHFVGCQPCSGGRNPMYSRESCDDGMRRALAFADDQVLRAYGFRHAAPLNDSVRALPFDYPAAHARND